A window of Oryza glaberrima chromosome 2, OglaRS2, whole genome shotgun sequence genomic DNA:
CCGAGACcgagaggagagaagtgagagagagaagggagaggagggggaagaaagaggaggctgacgtggccacgctgatatgtggggcccacgtgggtcccacgctaactCAGCCGCCATGTAGACcgaaaccggggtcaaaaccatcgAAGtatctcgggtgaccggtttagtatagttaagggaccccgcatatctggttttacggttcgaggacattttttatcccgatgacattGAAGGGCCTTCGGAGTACTTACCTATATATACTtgtaaaccaaaatttaaattctatctaatacttaatttttaaattgattCTGTGGATTTTCATCGTAGTGTTTTTACAATTTGTTCTTTATGTTGCTAACGTCACGTATTTATCCACAAATTCTAGCAAATCTGTTTTTcttaactagcatggtggcccacgcagattgcgcggctagcatcattatattttctctcatataataccatatatgttttctcattatattattaaaatatattacaatgacaacacaattgtaaattttgcaataactttatgaaactactaatgtgtaatattcatattatattttatatacgtgttagttattaattatttttatatcaaattttaattatttgtaaattatatatattcctacatGCACTCTaaactcgtcttttaatatttatttttttaattctgaatttttattatttataattgcatttctatgtggattctaaactcatcttttaatattctttaatttttaatttcaaatttcagttacttctaaattgtattcctatatagactttaaacttttctttccatgtttttcttaatttcgaattttagttatttgtaaattgtatttttatacgaactctaaacaCTACTTgtcattttattatgtttattctgaattttagttagttttaaattcatatatggactctatactctacttctaatatttgttattttttaattccgaatttctattttttttccttaattgtatttctatatggactatatactctacttctaattttccttatttttaattccgaatttctattattccctaattgtatttctatatggactctagtcccctcttctaatattccttattttttaattccgaatttctattttttttcttaattgtatttctatatggactctatactctacttttaatattccttatttttaattccgaatttctattatttcctaattgtatttctatatggactctatactctactcctaatattccttatttttaattccgaagtTTAGTtctttcctaattgtatttctatatggactctattttcctcttctaatattccttatttttttaattccgaatttcagctatttctaaattatatttctatatggactctagtctcctcttctaatattccttattttttaattccgaatttcagctatttccaaattatatttctatatggactctagtctcctcttctaatattccttattttttaattccgaatttcaaaaatttctaaattgtatttctatatggactctgcttttttttctccaattaatgtgagaatttctaagccatgagagcgaacgtggaggttcctttttctattcctttaataatataactagctgggtggcccgcgcaattcgcagctagcacccaaacaaaatcatatatttttttagtatgattttacttaaaatttattaaatagctatctcattgtcttaagagtttgaaagaccaaaccttatcatccacgtgtttctaattatatagttttaaaagtcacaccagttgctaacctttatgtcatctccttctttatttgcttgttcgatctaccactatttctattcatttactttggaacctttaaaaattgaatcttttagttttagaatttattgtcatgttgggattcgtttttataatttctagacgtcccgtcaaacgttgccattatattTATAGCCCAtccactgtcttttctctttattgtcattgagattttaaaaatcgaacataattattatttgggttcattttttactttctagaagtcccgccaaactgTAAGCGGCTTTGCCactatacttctctacggctcgcccgttgcctcccttctttattgtcattgagattttaaaaacgaacatgattatcattattttttttttactttctagaagttccgaacctttaaaaattaaactttatagtttttagagtttattgtcttgttgggttttattttttatatttttagaagtctcgtcaaacaatgccactatgctcctctacggcccatccgccgcctactctttattatcattgtgattctaaaaatcgaacataaatatcgttggaattcagtttttattttctagaagtcccgtcaaccgtcggctgctatgcaactatactcctatacaccccgcccgctgcttctactttttattgtcattgagattttaaacaTCGaatatttttactttctagaagtcccagcaATCGCCttgctcgtttgcttcacggcctacctgtcgtccctccttttaatcgtcattacgattctatttggtgttttattaacagtttttatatgtcgtatcaaccgccaccactctactcttttataggcctattacttaatttatctcgtcatgtgttttagatggtcttttctttcaatagtctttatttttatcacaaattttagttatttataaattgtattcctaattgaaatcttttttttctttttctaattttagaatttttttttcaaattttaattaatatcgtattgtgttatttaatatttttattttttctttttaattttagttgtttcaaacttgtattcctacttgaactctcttttaatttttctaattttggatattatttttttattttgatttttaattaatctcgtattgggttcttctatggattcttctttcaatattgcttatttttaattcgaaatttcagctaattttaaattgtattcctatttgaactcttctttttttttgctaattttggattttatttttatttttattccaattttaattaatctcatattgggttcttatatggactcttcttttaatattccttatttttaattccgaatttcagctattttacaattgtattcctacttggactaaccttttcttttctaattttggattttattttatttttatttttaattttgattaatctcgtattgggttcttatatggaaatttctttcaatattgcttatttttaatttcgaatttcagcttttttataattgtatttctacttggactctttttttttctaattttggattttattttatttttatttcaaattttgattaatctcgtattggattcttatatggaaacttttttcaatattgcttatttttaattccgaatttcagctatttttagattgtatttctacttggactctcgttggactatccttttcttttctaattttggattttattttatttttatttcgaattttgattaatctcgtatttggttcttatatgaaaacttctttcaatattacttatttttaattcctaatttcagctatttttaaattatattcctacttgaactcttctttttttttccaatttcggattttatttttatttttattcccaattttttttctttttctccgattaatgtgggaatttctagcccccacagcgaacgtggtgggttcttatatggaaatttctttcaatattgcttatttttaatttcgaatttcagcttttttataattgtatttctacttggactctttttttttctaattttggattttattttatttttatttcaaattttgattaatctcgtattggattcttatatggaaacttctttcaatattacttatttttaattccgaatttcagctatttttagattgtatttctacttggactctcgttggactatccttttcttttctaatttttgattttattttatttttatttcgaattttgattaatctcgtatttggttcttatatagaaacttctttcaatattacttatttttaattccgaatttcagatatttttaaattatattcctacttgaactcttctttttttttccaatttcggattttatttttatttttattcccaattttttttctttttctccgattaatgtgggaatttctagcccccacagcgaacgtggtgggttcttatatggaaatttctttcaatattgcttatttttaatttcgaatttcagcttttttttataattgtatttctacttggactctttttttttctaattttggattttattttatttttatttcaaattttgattaatctcgtattggactcttatatggaaacttctttcaatattgcttatttttaattccgaatttcagctatttttagattgtatttctacttggactctcgttggactatccttttcttttctaattttggattttattttatttttatttcgaattttgattaatctcgtatttggttcttatatggaaacttctttcaatattacttatttttaattccgaatttcagctatttttaaattatattcctacttgaactcttctttttttttccaattttggattttatttttatttttattcccaattttttttctttttctccgattaatgtgggaatttctagccccacagcgaacgtggtgcctcctttcaaagctgttttaataatataatagatagatagatagatagatagatagatagataagcGATTCATATAAGCATATGCATGAACGGAAAGCTGGggccaatcttttttttttcacaggaTTCAAACCGATTTGGAATATCACACATGGCACAACTATTGTTTATACGGATTCTCCCTTTTCAATTACTGaaaaacccccaaaaaaaaaacgagagtTGCAACTAGAACATGAGGTGAATCTGGGATTTACAGTGACTATTCCAGCCTCTTTCAGCCGTCCACGCTGCCGGGAAGAAGCTTACGACTCGTGGTCGTCCGTGAAGCCGACGACGAAGCCGTCACGAGCCGATCAGCGGCCGCAGGAATTACCCGCGACGGCGTGACGACTTCGACGACCGACAGGTTGTACGAGTCCGTCCCGAGCCGGCTCTGCGCCCACCCTTTCCTGCCGGAGAAGCCGCCGGCCATGACCCAGCAGTTCTTGAACCCGACGCTGTTGAGCGTCTTCGCCACGATCTTCGAGCTGTCGCAATACCTGCAGGCGCCGATCAATGTAAGTTCAGAATTGTCGTTCATCGATCACAGGGCAATTCAAACGATCGATCGCTTGGTTTCAGTGCACCGACGAGTCCATGATGATGACGTTGGAGCCCTTGCCGATCCTCTTGAGGTAGGAGATCTTCAGCGCGGCGATCTCCGCCTCGGCTTGTTTCGCGTTGCGCACCATGCTCTTCGTCTTGCTTGGAAGCTCTTCCAGCCTGAGATCACATCAGTGCAAAGGTGTTTTGGATTTTGCCATGGAAAAAAACAATGGCTATGTGCCACTTGAGGAATGGAAAGAAATGCATACGGGATAGAGATGAGCTTGTTCTTCGCGTTCGAGGGGAGCTGTGGCACGCCGGTTTTGGCCTTGTCCTTCTCGGTCCTCACATCGATCAGCACGTAATCTTGCGAGGTCACCATGTCCAGAGCTTGTGCAGCGGTCAGGTCAccttaaccaaaaaaaaaagaagtgagcAATCATCCAACGAAGCAAAGCGTGCAAGAGGCGCAATTCAATAGCCAATTCGCAATGTGCTGTGCTGCTACCTTTGTAGCCGCGGAGAGTGAAAGAAAGCAGGGACCATGCCGGCGGCAGGAGCAGGTACGCGAGGAACGCAGCTCCGGCGACCACGACGTAGTCCGCGGAGCCCAGCGACCCGATGGtctccaccgtcgccgacgCGATGGGCTTCGCGGCGTCGATGACCTTCGTGCCCTGCTGCGCCGCGTCCGCGACGGTCTACCGAAACGGAGCATCGTCACCGAATCGAAACGGAGCTGATCAAAGAAGCTTTGCTCGGAGCGGCTGAGACGTCGGGTGTATTACCTTAGCGGCGGACAGAACGGGGGCGGGGTCGACGCCGGCGCCCTGGAGCGCCTCCGTGGCTTGCTTGGAGGCGCCGGAGACCACCGGCGAGGCGAGCTTCAGCGCCTGCTCGCCGGCGCTCTTCAGCGCAGGCAGGGCCGGCTTCGCGGCCTCGCCCAGCGCCTTGAGCACGCCGGCGGACTGCTCGGCCACcttgccgccgacgccgatgaCCTGGTCCACCGTGTCCACCACCTACGCATCGAGAAAATCAAGCACTCTGGCCACAATGCCGCGAAACGAGTTCAGAGTTCCGACGAGAGCGAGCACCGTAGTGGCATTCGCCATTCGCGTACCTTGGTCACGGAGCCGGCGACGTCCTCCTTGGAGAACGCCGCGGCGTGCGCGGCAGGAGTCAAAGCAAGCAATGCCGTCgaaatggcggcggcgacaggcgcggcgCTCgctggcgcgcggcgcggcgaggccctTGCGGCCGCctgggctggcggcggcggcggcgacggcgcgaggatGGCCGACACCGAAAGGGGCGCCATGGCTTCGCCTCGCCGTACAGCGCAGCGATGTTCTTCTGGGCCACACACGCCGGCGGCTTGAACTGATGTCTATGGCTCACGACATTTTGGCTGATTTcccagaattttttttcctcttcattTTTGGCTCTTTCTCTGACTTTGTGTGGCCGAGAAGTCGAGAACTGCTGATCCATCGGCCACCGGGTCGTCTCCTGATTGGCGTCCATAAATTGATGCGATAAATCTCAGCTAAATTACTGTACTTTAATTGGGTCACTGGGTGGAAGAGTTAGAGCACCATAATATTATTATTGGGCCCATTGAGAAGGTGATTTTAAGCTTGCTTTCACACTAGGCCCGGCCCATTATCTCAAACGAATAATAAATTAAAGCCTAGGCCGAATGAACATCTGCAAAGTCTATATTCCTCCCTCATCTATCGCCCTTGGTCGAAAAACATCCCTCAAACGCAAAACTGGATATAATGTCTCCCCCATCTTcgaaaaccggtgcaaatcgaCTCCTTGAGTGGTTTTGTAAGTGGTTTAGGCTGATGTGGCAGGTTGACTTGATTCAAATGTGCTGATGTGGCAGCCAGGTCATCAAAGGGATTAAAAATAGAAGTGGGTCCCACGTGTAAGTGACAAAtgctaaaataaaacaaatggtggggcccacttgtcagcccCATTTTTTcatatcttcttcctccctcctctctctttctcgcaGCCGCACGCGCGGAGGCCGAttcggccgcgcggcggcgcccttctCATCCCGGCGAGCTTCTCCTTCGCGCCCGGCCGGCCGCAGCctcccggcgagctcctccaaCACACGTGACTAGCCGTGGCTtctcggcgagctcctcccctgTGCCCGGCTGGCCGAGGCCTCCTGAcgcccggccggccgcggcctcccggcgagctcctcccccgtgCCCGGCTGGCCGAGGCctcccggcgagctcctcccctgCTAGTCAGCCAACAACATTCGATCTTGGTTTTGGCTCCTGGTCGGCTGCGACctcccggcgagctcctccctcGCGCCCGCCCGGCCACGACCTCCCGGCTGCAACGCTATCTTTTCCACGAGACCATGGAGCCCCGTCGCTCATGTCGCCCATCTGGGACGAAGATGGCCATGGAGCTCGTCGGTCCCGCCGCCCAGTGGCTCCTGCTGCTCCTGCCGCTCCGCCGGGCTCCCGCGGTCTCACCGCCCAGTGGCTCctaccgcccccgccgccccgccgctcccaccgctcCGCCGGGCTCCCGCGGTCTCGCCGCCTCGTCGCtcctgccgttcccgccgagcTCCCGCCGTCCCGTCGCTCGCGCCATCTGGTCTGATGGGAGGTGGTTCATCCGTTCATGGACGTCTTCCATGTCACCGACCGCCTTGGTTGCAAGCTCACCAACGACAGCGTCATCACCTACATCGAGCAGGTTGGTGGGTTTTCTTGGTGGTTTCTTGATTCTGGCACGAGTGTTCGACGGAGTTGGGATTTTCTGATGGCATACATGGCTTCTTTGCAGTCTCTGGGGATGTGGAACAGGCCAACGCGGCCGATGGCGCTCGAGGGGTTGACGGCGCTGGAGCTGACAGGTGCCGGCCGGACGGGGCTCATCTCGGAGGTGTTCGCCGTGCTCGCCGACATGGACTGTGGTGTTGTGGAGGGCCGCGCGTGGATGCACCGCGTCCACCTCGGCTGCCTCATCTTCCTCCGCAACGAGGAAACCGACACCGAGAGGATGGCACGCATCGAGGCCGCCTCGGACACCTCCTCCGCGGCGACTCCatcagcgccggcggcggcgccgtggccgccgtccccgcccccgccaTCACGCACGCCAAGCGCCGCCTCCACGTTGGACAAAACCACCTCCGAAACCACCGAGGGAggtgatttgctctggtttttAGAGAAAAAGGAggtgttatacccggttttccgATTGAGGGATGTTATTCACACAAGCGCAggagatgagggaggtaaaatggacttattcctcaCAAATGGCATTGTGGACTAAAACTGTTCACTGGGCCGTATGGTTTTGACACTGATTGGGCTACGATTTGCAAGGAAATCGTCATGTTCACTGAGTCTTATGAAAAGCAAAGCAAACTTCTGAAAATGAAAGATATCAATACGCCATTTTCCTATATGATTGTGAGGAGTGACAAGAGAATGATAAATTAATGAGTGCTCAAGAGTGATTCCTGAGAAAAATTACTCAAGTAGTCTACGAGCTCAGTTATTCCCATTTGCTCAGTAGCatctttcatttgtttttttctctccctcgcTATCTAGAATCTAACCAACAGGTTCTCACTTTGCTTGAACAGAGCACAGAATGTGAAGTATGAGATATTCAAAGGCTCAAAGCTATACCCCTCTTGCAGAAAACAAGtggactttatttttcattGTCGCATTAGACTAATACTAATTCTAGCTTCCTACTAATACAAGCTAAGTGAGTGTCTAGTCATCCTAGGAAGCACACCAATGACCTACCTTAATCAGGTGTACTTTTCCACAACCACTTGCTCAACTCCCCCTACTTTTAGTAGTAATATCCAGTCCCAAACAAGAGCTAAAAATAATACTACATTCTAGGGAGATAAACATAGTTAGGAGACGGGCGGCAGGGAGCACTATGCCTTTCTGCCTCACATGCATGCCCCACTTAATTTTATCCCATAAACAAGAGAGTATTTATACGATTTGCTTTGGCTTTGGCATGTCCCATCAGCTCCATCACCATTCCATCCCATCCTTTTTGAAGCTCAGAAGAGTCCACATTGACTCTCCACTCAGGAGATTCACCACCATTGCACAATTGCacactcctctctcttttctttcactCTCCAATTTGATGCAAAAACCGTCACTGTTGCTTCACAGCTAAGCAAAAATCCTCATATAGTTCCTTCTTTAAGCAAACAGGGTCATTTAGGATAAGCCTTTTCTTGTGTTgcctcctttttttctcttcattaGTCTCTTGACTTGCCTATTAGCATGAACTGGCAGCAAAGTAAACAGTATTGCAGttatctctgaagtctgaagaaTTCAAGAAAGAACACCGAGGGAACAAGTCAAATTAGCACACATGACctgaacaatagatcaagaagTTATCAGGAAGTAAAACTGATTAACTCAATCCTGCCAAGTTCATTTCTAAAGATACAGATTTTACCTCGGTTTACAttagcacatttttcaaactgctaaacagtatatttcgttcaaaaactttcaatatagataatattttaaaatacaatataaatttatttttcaaatttgtaataattaaattcAATTAAGTATGCGTGAatggtttttctgtttttcgtGTCCTAACTTTATCTTTGTCCTCAGTAGAAACGCACACCCCAATATGGACTGTACAAACTAAAAACCATATATTCAAAGACCCTGAGAGGAATATTagttggtggtggtgatgcCAACCTAGCCAGCAATCACAAGTTGGCTGCGCCTGCTGCACAGAAACACTTCATGTTCCATGGCATGGCACCATACAATTTCTCTTATTTTGTAAGGTGCAAATCGCTTGGTCACTGCTCCTGAAACGGCGTCTGGTGCCTTTGCCTTCGCCAGTAGTAGGATCAGCTGCAGCACTGATGCTTCGCCGATCAACAGGGACTCGTCAGTTTCTCTCTTTCGTCAGTGCGCCGTGCACTCACGCCGGTGAGGCGAGCCTTTTGATCCCACTTCGTCGAGTTTTTTTCGCTGGAAATGCTCGTGCACGATCGCGGATCGTCCAATGTGGTTCGCCCGATTTTGTCTCGGATTAAGAAGGTTTCCGCGAGTTTTCCTTAAACGGACACGAAACCAAGAAATGGATAGAAAGCAAGCGAGATTACGGCActgaaacaacaaaaaaaaaaaaggtggtgaGCGTACAACATTTTGCCTGTCAGTAATCCTGGTGTATTTGCACGCGTACAGGAGATGTAAGCAGAAGCAGCACGCACCTTGTTTTTAACTGATGTCAGGAAGAAATATCTAGCTGCTCCAATCTGGATTCCCTGTCGGCCTCATGCATGGGGTGTTCTGCATCAGTCGATCGAGCTAACCAAACCACGAACTCCTACATAAACAATCTTAATTCGTCGGTTGAAACTTCCTCATCACAAAGCTGGAAGCTAGCAGACAGAATCAgacctcctttttatatttctatatacaaTACTACTTTGTTTACTGCCAGAAATGCCCTCATCTCCCAaataggaggaggaggccactCGACGTTGAACGAAAACGATATCAAAGCACTGATCGATCAATGATATTTACTCCAACCACTTGAATAAACATctactactactctctccgtttcacaatataagtcattctagcatttcccacattcatattaatgttaataaatctaaattgatgttaatgaatctagacatatatatctatttagattcattaacatcaatatgaatgtgggaaatgttagaatgacttacattgtgaaacggaggaagtagtgtCGAGCAGGTATAGCCACTGCCAGTTACTGCTGCTGGGAAAGAGATCGCTGGCCGGCAAACCGAGCTGGGTCAATGGAGGTGCTTTGCTTTGTTTGTGCTTACCATTGCACATATAGTGCTCTGCTCACTGCCACTAGGGCTCATGCATCGGTAGTGGCCTTCACTGTAGAAAATGCGCAGAGAGACACACGCACGAGCAGGCGGTGAGATCGACATGGTATGATGGTGCAGTGCTAGCGCAAGGCTTTgcctcttttctctttttctttgatttgaAATGGACCATGCATTCACTGCTATTGGTTGACCTCTTCCCTGTCCATTGCTTCGCCAGGATCAACTTTCTTCTTTTCCTCCTCTTTCCGTAGCCTTTCCGTCCAGGTGAAGAGTCGCGTAGAATCAGCGTGCTGCTAATAGAAGAGATTACTAATCTCTGGTCAGCAAAATCCTATGTGTACCAAATCAAGTGACATTGCGTCTGAAGTTCTGATGAATTCCTCGTTCTGAAAGTCATCAGATGCAGCGAGTTTTTGTTACTTCAGAGATGTGGTTCGTTGGTACCCATAGCAACGCTCTCTCACATCGCCCCCTCACTAATGTTAATTAGCATACTGATCAGCTACACTAAGCATCACAGATTAGCCATCTGAATCGAAGACACAGTGAAACGGCCGGTGGATAGACGAAGAGAGCAAGCAGCTAGCTTTAGAGAAGCTACTACTAATACTAGCTCCTTTTCTGTGACTTCTAAAACCGAGATCAATCCAGCAAGCTGCAAGCGAGAGCATCGTTGATACACGCACCTAGCTGCCGGTTAGCTGCCGACGTGCCttttcctaaactcaaagcCAGATTTGCAGCCATCATTTTTGGAAGAATTCAACGTATTATTACGCGCTAATGATGAACTGACAGCCAGGTGACATGCACAGGTCACTACGTGTTCTCATTGGCTCTTCCGATCAACATGCACTACAAACTAGTAGATTCAGCTTGACGTGCAATGATGCTTAATTGGGACTTTCTAACGGATCGAGTCCACATATCACTCATGTCTGATTACCTATCTGGATTTGCTTACTGGTTGAGTATGGGCTTGTGATATGTCTAGTGTGTTAGTAGAATTATTGCAAATACTCGAGTACATGCCTGGAAATTTCGGTGCAGGGGAATACGACCTTGTCGCCTGCTTTGTTCGTTGTTGAGGAGACCCACGAACTGTTGCGGTGCAGCGGCCGATCTAATTAATTTTACTTGATTATTCAGCTAATTTGTGGTTCTAGACTTGATTACATTATGTTTCACGTTATAATGTTCCATTTCCTGAATAGAATAATTAATGATAATTAGGTAAACTATCAAGCAATAGGAATAGAGAAATCTCGGAGCGTTGAAAAGCACCTTCATACTATTGCGTTgacttgtgtgtgtgtgtatatatatatatgtgtgtgtatgtatgtatacatatatatatatatatatagagagagagagagagagtgaataatcaacaaacaatatttttttatagaaaaagtaAACGAAAGCAAGCAAGCCTCTGCTgcaaaggagaagagagaatcTCTCGCCGGCATCTATTGACGGATATGTTAAATCCGATCAACCTTACAGGACCATGATTATTCACATCTatccatctgaaaaaaaaaattttgtttaGATAGAACTGGTTAGTTCTTTAAATATTCTTATTCTTTTATCTCCTCTCCATATGTTATCTGTTGCTCCAGCAAAGAATCTTCCAAGGACTGGTGCACCCGAGGGCCGATATGATGAAACCGTCTccaaagagaaaaaggaaaacaaagtgTTTTCTAACCTGGttagtttttaatttaagaGCATCCTTTTCTTTTACAGTAAGGCATAAAAAGTACGGCTGCTTTTCCACCGTCCAATCTTATAATTTCTTTTCTGCCTTTCCGACAACTACAAAATAGGGTTTGATTCTTCAAAACGATTTTATTGACGCAGCGGATCAGATCACCATACAGTacatttcaaattttcaataccGTTACTGCGCTTGGAAATACCACATATATGTCCACGTATCCGTGTCTCAACTTTACCTGCAGTTATGGAAGATGATCTGCATCTAgaaccaggggcggatccaacgtgggtgcagggcgactcgagtcccccctacacccacaagacccatggataccccctGGAGCacccatttaaattttttcaccatgaatgatAAGCTAAAGGTCCTTAGATGGCTGGAGGTTAaataaactgtgtaattgagctctccctaatttttttcctggatccgcccctgtccAGAACGAACATTAAA
This region includes:
- the LOC127761034 gene encoding calcium sensing receptor, chloroplastic, producing MAPLSVSAILAPSPPPPPAQAAARASPRRAPASAAPVAAAISTALLALTPAAHAAAFSKEDVAGSVTKVVDTVDQVIGVGGKVAEQSAGVLKALGEAAKPALPALKSAGEQALKLASPVVSGASKQATEALQGAGVDPAPVLSAAKTVADAAQQGTKVIDAAKPIASATVETIGSLGSADYVVVAGAAFLAYLLLPPAWSLLSFTLRGYKGDLTAAQALDMVTSQDYVLIDVRTEKDKAKTGVPQLPSNAKNKLISIPLEELPSKTKSMVRNAKQAEAEIAALKISYLKRIGKGSNVIIMDSYCDSSKIVAKTLNSVGFKNCWVMAGGFSGRKGWAQSRLGTDSYNLSVVEVVTPSRVIPAAADRLVTASSSASRTTTSRKLLPGSVDG